Below is a genomic region from Citrobacter tructae.
GAGTAGCCGGTTTCGTTGTCGTACCAGGATACCAGTTTCACGAAGTTGTCGTTCAGTGCGATACCTGCTTTAGCATCGAACACGGAAGTGCAAACTTCACCGTTGAAATCGGTAGATACAACGTCGTCTTCGGTGTAACCCAGAACGCCTTTCATCGGGCCTTCGGAAGCAGCTTTGATTGCTTTCTTAATTTCTTCGTAAGAAGCAGCTTTTTCCAGACGAACGGTCAGGTCAACAACGGATACGTTCGGAGTAGGAACACGGAACGCCATACCAGTCAGTTTGCCATTCAGTTCTGGCAGTACTTTACCTACAGCTTTAGCAGCACCGGTAGAGGACGGGATGATGTTCTGCGCTGCGCCACGACCGCCACGCCAGTCTTTGTGAGACGGGCCATCAACGGTTTTCTGAGTTGCGGTGGTCGCGTGAACGGTAGTCATCAGACCTTCGATAATACCGAAGTTGTCGTTGATAACTTTAGCCAGCGGAGCCAGGCAGTTAGTGGTGCAAGATGCGTTAGAAACGATGTCCTGACCTTCGTATTTGTCAAAGTTAGCGCCTTTAACAAACATCGGGGTGTCATCTTTGGACGGACCAGTCAGAACCACTTTTTTCGCGCCAGCAGTGATGTGCTTACGAGCGGTTTCGTCTGTCAGGAACAGGCCAGTAGCTTCAGCAACTACGTCAACACCAACTTCGTCCCATTTCAGGTTAGCCGGATCACGTTCAGCGGTAACACGGATTTTTTTACCGTTTACGATCAGATGACCGTCTTTCACTTCAACGGTACCGTTGAAACGGCCGTGAGTGGAGTCATATTTCAGCATGTAAGCCATGTAGTCAGCGTCTAACAGGTCGTTGATTGCAACGATCTCGATGTCAGAGCGTTCTTGAGCAGCACGGAAAACAATGCGACCGATACGGCCAAAACCGTTGATACCTACTTTGATAGTCATATATTCCACCAGCTATTTGTTAGTGAATAAAAGGTTGCCTGTAAAATTACAAAAACCTTACGCAGCGTCAAGCGGAATCGTGTCAATCATTGCGACAAATCAATCTGCTGCCTAAGCTTTGCGCAACTGACTCGCCTCACTCTTCCTTTGGGCTTGAAACCACATGGGGGCGGCGGCCCGAATTTTAAAGAGCAATCAAGATAAAAACGTGATTGCTGTCACGATTTATAGGCTGCCATTTCGCAATTATCAAGTTTAGAACAAAAGTTCGCCCTGTGGTGTTAATGTTTTGTTAGAATCTGTCTCGCGATGTGAGTTTAGATAAAGCGAGATGTGAGCAAATGGCTAATCAACCCTCTCCAGAAGAACTAAAGAAAAATTTATCCGAAATGCAGTTCTACGTGACGCAGAATCATGGGACCGAACCGCCGTTTACCGGGCGTTTGCTGCATAACAAACGTGATGGTGTTTACCATTGCTTGATCTGTGACAAACCGCTGTTTCGTTCTGATACAAAATACGATTCTGGCTGCGGATGGCCCAGTTTCTACGAGCCTGTCAGCGAAGAGGCTATTCGTTACATTAAAGATACGTCACACGGGATGCAGCGTATCGAAATCCGGTGTGGCAATTGTGATGCGCACCTGGGACATGTCTTCCCGGATGGTCCAAAACCTACCGGTGAACGTTACTGTGTAAATTCAGCGTCTTTGAATTTCACCGATGATGAAAACGGCGATCAAATTAAAGGTTGAGGAAACGATTCAGCCAATTATTCTACGGGAGTGGATTTTAGATGAATCTTGATGAGATGATTAACAGCATGACACCGGAAGTTTATCAGCGCTTGTCTACTGCCGTTGAGCTGGGAAAATGGCCGGATGGCGTTGCGCTAACGACGGAACAAAAAGAGAACAGTATGCAACTGGTGATGTTATGGCAGGCGCGTAACAATATCGATGCGCAGCATATGACTATCGACACTAACGGTGAGATGGTGATGAAGAGCAAGCAGCAACTGAAGGTTGAATTTGGTATTACGCCTGAGCCGATTGCGACGTTCAAATCCTGACTGCGGCGAACGGTGTGACTTCGCAGGTCCGGCAAGATGATAATGGCGGACCTGCAATAAAATTATTTCTTGTTCATCATGGCCTTAAGATCGGCAAACGGATTGTATTTCGCCTCGCCGACGTCTTTCTGCGCATCTTCCCCCGCCACTACGGTGGAACCATACTGATCCACCTCAGTATATTTCGAGTGCTCATGATCGTGGCAATACAGGCATAACATCTCCCAGTTGCTACCGTCTTCCGGGTTATTGGAGTGATCGTGATCGATATGGTGTACCGTTAGCTCGCGCAGATTGGAATACACGAACTCACGAGAACAGCGGCCGCAGACCCAGGGGAACAGTTTAAGCGCCTTTTCCCGGTATCCGACTTCCAGACGGGCGTAATTTTTAGGGATAAAAGCCATAAAATGTCGTGCTCCTGTAGAAGATGGAAAGCTGCGCCAACGTCAGGCGCAGCGAATGGCGATAATCATAACCTATTGTGCAAGCGGTGACACAATGCAGATCAGTGTTTGATCCCTAACGACTCGGTCAACTGCTTAGTATCGTCCCAATGCTGATTAAAGTGCTTGTGCCGATGGTTGATGAACTTTGCCACGATATTGTTGTGCTTACAGAGGTATCTTTGCTCAGATCGGCACCCTGCGATTTGAACAACTCAATTAGCCTTGAGTTTCCAGCCAGTCCGCCAGCGTATACAGCGTCGCACCTGCAGCTGCCATTTCCATAAATGCCTGCGTGCTGTCTTGCGGCTGAATATTCACACCCCGACAGCCGTCGGTAATCACATTGACGGTATAGCCCAGATCCAGCGCATCGAGGACGGTAAATTTGACGCAATAGTCGGTTGCCAGCCCCATGATGATGAGGTCGGAAATATGATTTTGCTGAAGCCACGCATTCAGCTCAGTAGCCTGACGGCGACCGTTATCAAAAAACGCACTGTAACTGTCAACCTGCGGGTTTTCGCCTTTATAGAACGTCTTATCAATGGCACGTTGCTCAAGCAGAGGGTGCAGGGCAGCGCCTTCGCTGTTCTGCACGCAGTGATCGGGCCAAAACGTTTGCGCCAGGCCGTCGAGTTGCCCCTGACTGTAGGGGGCAACCTGATGCTGGCTGGCGAAGCTGCCGTGATTAATCGGGTGCCAGTCCAGACTGGCGACTATGACGTCGCCGCGCGTGGCACACCAGTCAATCAGGCGGTTGGCAATATCGATTGTGCTGTCACCTTGCGGGACGGCAAGTGCGCCACCGGCACAAAAATCATTTTGTAAATCGACCAGCAATAATGCTCGGACCATTGTCATCGACTCCTTTACTCGTCCGGCGTGAGCTCGCCACGCAAGTTTTGCGTCATCGCCGTGCGAATGGCCTGTGTATCCAGCCCCTGGCTTAGCAGATAATGCAGCTTGGTCAGCGTCGCTTCGACGGTCATATCTGCGCCGCCAATCACACCCGCATGTGCCAGCGCATTCCCCGTTGCATAACCGCCCATGTTTACCTTACCGGACATACACTGCGTGAGGTTAACCACTACAATGCCCCGCGAGCTCGCATCTTCAAGTTCTTTGAGGAACTCTTTATTTTGTGGCGCATTGCCCACGCCGTAGGAGCGCAGTATTAACGCTTTGACCGGCTGGCGCAGGAAGTTACGCACCACGTCAGCGGAAATCCCCGGATAAATGGTGACCACGCCAATCGGCTGCGGGGTAATAGGGTGCACAATCAACTCGCCCGCACCGTGTGGCGCTGGCGGCGTTCCAAGACGGCGGATGTGGATCCCCGCTTCGAGTAAGGGCGCAAGGTTGGGAGACGCGAATGCGTCAAAACCGTCGGCGTGCGCCTTGGTAGTGCGGTTACCGCGATACAAGCGATTGTTGAAAAACAGGGTGACTTCATTGATTGGGTAATTGGCTGCTACGTATAACGCATTCAGCAAATTGATTTGTCCGTCCGAGCGTAGCTCTGCCAGCGGAATTTGTGACCCTGTCACAATAACCGGCTTACCCAAATTCTCCAACATGAACGAGAGCGCCGAGGCGGTGAACGCCATGGTGTCGGTGCCGTGCAGAATAACAAAACCATCGTATTCGTCATAGTGTGCTTTTATATCTTCCGCAATATGCTGCCAGTCTTCTGGCGTCATATCGGAGGAATCCATCAGCGGGACGTATTCGTGAATGGTGAAGTCTGGCATCTCG
It encodes:
- the gapA gene encoding glyceraldehyde-3-phosphate dehydrogenase; protein product: MTIKVGINGFGRIGRIVFRAAQERSDIEIVAINDLLDADYMAYMLKYDSTHGRFNGTVEVKDGHLIVNGKKIRVTAERDPANLKWDEVGVDVVAEATGLFLTDETARKHITAGAKKVVLTGPSKDDTPMFVKGANFDKYEGQDIVSNASCTTNCLAPLAKVINDNFGIIEGLMTTVHATTATQKTVDGPSHKDWRGGRGAAQNIIPSSTGAAKAVGKVLPELNGKLTGMAFRVPTPNVSVVDLTVRLEKAASYEEIKKAIKAASEGPMKGVLGYTEDDVVSTDFNGEVCTSVFDAKAGIALNDNFVKLVSWYDNETGYSNKVLDLIAHISK
- the msrB gene encoding peptide-methionine (R)-S-oxide reductase MsrB, encoding MANQPSPEELKKNLSEMQFYVTQNHGTEPPFTGRLLHNKRDGVYHCLICDKPLFRSDTKYDSGCGWPSFYEPVSEEAIRYIKDTSHGMQRIEIRCGNCDAHLGHVFPDGPKPTGERYCVNSASLNFTDDENGDQIKG
- a CDS encoding YeaC family protein, whose translation is MNLDEMINSMTPEVYQRLSTAVELGKWPDGVALTTEQKENSMQLVMLWQARNNIDAQHMTIDTNGEMVMKSKQQLKVEFGITPEPIATFKS
- the yajD gene encoding HNH nuclease YajD, giving the protein MAFIPKNYARLEVGYREKALKLFPWVCGRCSREFVYSNLRELTVHHIDHDHSNNPEDGSNWEMLCLYCHDHEHSKYTEVDQYGSTVVAGEDAQKDVGEAKYNPFADLKAMMNKK
- the pncA gene encoding bifunctional nicotinamidase/pyrazinamidase; translation: MVRALLLVDLQNDFCAGGALAVPQGDSTIDIANRLIDWCATRGDVIVASLDWHPINHGSFASQHQVAPYSQGQLDGLAQTFWPDHCVQNSEGAALHPLLEQRAIDKTFYKGENPQVDSYSAFFDNGRRQATELNAWLQQNHISDLIIMGLATDYCVKFTVLDALDLGYTVNVITDGCRGVNIQPQDSTQAFMEMAAAGATLYTLADWLETQG
- the ansA gene encoding asparaginase — protein: MQKKSIYVAYTGGTIGMQRSAQGYIPVSGHLQRQLALMPEFHRPEMPDFTIHEYVPLMDSSDMTPEDWQHIAEDIKAHYDEYDGFVILHGTDTMAFTASALSFMLENLGKPVIVTGSQIPLAELRSDGQINLLNALYVAANYPINEVTLFFNNRLYRGNRTTKAHADGFDAFASPNLAPLLEAGIHIRRLGTPPAPHGAGELIVHPITPQPIGVVTIYPGISADVVRNFLRQPVKALILRSYGVGNAPQNKEFLKELEDASSRGIVVVNLTQCMSGKVNMGGYATGNALAHAGVIGGADMTVEATLTKLHYLLSQGLDTQAIRTAMTQNLRGELTPDE